A genomic stretch from Bradyrhizobium quebecense includes:
- a CDS encoding neutral zinc metallopeptidase: MRYDDFRRSDDIEDRRDDSGGGGGGGFGIPMGGGGGLGIGTVIVLGLLGYAFGIDPRILIGGAEILTGGGQAPTYQTDRQSSGGQAKRGAPTDEMGSMIAGILGEIDDRWSEIFQASGQTYTGPKIVLFRNATNGGRCGMAQSAMGPFYCPPDKTIFLDTGFFREVETRFRGCSGNACKFTAAYIIAHEAGHHIQNLLGIIPRVNRLQQQAGSKAEANALQVKVELQADCLSGIWVNREEKKRPGFLEAGDIDAALTTANAIGDDTLQRQATGRVVPDSFTHGSAAQRKQWFMTGYQQGTVQACNTFGGNG; the protein is encoded by the coding sequence ATGCGCTATGATGATTTCCGCCGCAGCGACGATATCGAAGACCGTCGCGACGACAGCGGCGGCGGCGGTGGTGGCGGCTTCGGGATTCCGATGGGCGGCGGTGGCGGGCTCGGCATCGGCACGGTCATCGTGCTCGGCCTGCTCGGCTATGCCTTCGGCATCGATCCGCGGATCCTGATCGGCGGCGCCGAGATTCTCACCGGCGGCGGCCAGGCTCCGACCTATCAGACCGATCGGCAGTCGTCGGGCGGGCAGGCCAAACGCGGCGCGCCGACCGACGAGATGGGCAGCATGATCGCCGGCATCCTCGGCGAGATCGACGATCGCTGGAGCGAGATCTTCCAGGCCTCGGGCCAGACCTACACCGGTCCGAAGATCGTGCTGTTCCGCAACGCCACCAATGGCGGCCGCTGCGGCATGGCGCAGTCGGCGATGGGACCGTTCTACTGCCCGCCGGACAAGACCATATTCCTCGACACCGGCTTCTTCCGCGAGGTCGAGACGCGCTTCCGCGGCTGCTCCGGCAACGCCTGCAAGTTCACTGCGGCCTATATCATCGCGCATGAGGCCGGCCATCACATCCAGAACCTGCTCGGCATCATCCCGCGGGTGAACCGGCTGCAGCAGCAGGCGGGCAGCAAGGCCGAGGCCAACGCGCTTCAGGTCAAGGTCGAGTTGCAGGCCGATTGCCTCTCCGGCATCTGGGTCAACCGCGAGGAGAAGAAGCGGCCGGGCTTCCTCGAGGCCGGCGACATCGACGCCGCGCTGACCACGGCGAACGCGATCGGCGACGACACGCTGCAACGGCAGGCGACGGGCAGGGTGGTGCCTGATTCCTTTACCCACGGCTCCGCCGCGCAGCGCAAGCAATGGTTCATGACTGGCTACCAGCAGGGCACCGTGCAGGCCTGCAACACGTTCGGCGGCAACGGCTAG
- the moaB gene encoding molybdenum cofactor biosynthesis protein B, whose product MSIDESKTFIPLNIAVLTISDTRTLADDKSGTTLADRLTAAGHKLAAREIVTDDVEAIRALIRRWIADPGVDAVITTGGTGFTGRDVTPEAVEPLFEKRMDGFSIAFHMLSHAKIGASTIQSRATAGVAGATFIFCLPGSPGACRDGWDGILAAQLDYRTRPCNFVEIMPRLDEHLRRPKAKGASV is encoded by the coding sequence ATGTCGATCGACGAATCCAAAACGTTCATCCCGCTCAACATTGCGGTGCTGACGATTTCCGACACCCGCACGCTGGCGGATGACAAGTCGGGCACCACGTTGGCCGACCGTCTCACCGCGGCCGGCCACAAGCTCGCGGCACGCGAGATCGTCACCGACGACGTCGAGGCGATCCGCGCCCTGATCCGGCGCTGGATCGCCGATCCGGGCGTCGATGCCGTCATCACCACCGGCGGCACCGGCTTTACCGGCCGCGACGTGACGCCGGAGGCAGTCGAGCCGCTGTTCGAGAAGCGGATGGACGGCTTTTCGATCGCCTTCCACATGCTGAGCCATGCCAAGATCGGGGCATCGACGATCCAGAGCCGCGCCACCGCCGGCGTTGCGGGCGCGACCTTCATCTTCTGCCTGCCCGGTTCGCCCGGCGCCTGCCGCGACGGCTGGGACGGCATCCTGGCCGCGCAGCTCGATTACCGCACGCGGCCCTGCAATTTCGTCGAGATCATGCCGCGGCTGGATGAACATTTGCGCCGCCCGAAGGCCAAGGGCGCGAGCGTGTAG
- a CDS encoding bifunctional helix-turn-helix transcriptional regulator/GNAT family N-acetyltransferase: MKSNSHDAALESQVAAVRGFSRFYTRKLGIIEPKLLHSPFTLQEARIIYELAHRTDCTATDLVRDLDLDAGFVSRTLQALQRRQIVTRKPSKADKRVNEVALTAKGRTAAADLDRRSRNEVGALLKQMDGDRRAAVVSAMSTIEQSLEPPAGKPVGFLLRSHRVGDIGWVISQQGRAYAEEYGWDISYEALVAEICAQFLRSFDPAREHCWIAEVDGEPVGSVFLVNGGDGIAKLRLLAVEEKARGLGVGRALVEQCIRSAREMGYGKMTLWTQSILLAARGIYARAGFQRVKEEKHHSFGVDLVGETWELDL; the protein is encoded by the coding sequence ATGAAATCAAACTCCCATGACGCCGCTCTCGAGAGCCAGGTCGCCGCGGTCCGCGGCTTCAGCCGGTTCTATACCCGCAAGCTCGGCATCATCGAGCCGAAGCTGCTGCATTCCCCGTTCACCTTGCAGGAAGCGCGGATCATCTACGAGCTCGCGCATCGCACGGATTGCACCGCGACCGATCTGGTGCGCGATCTCGACCTCGATGCCGGCTTCGTCAGCCGCACGCTACAGGCACTGCAGCGCCGCCAGATCGTGACCCGCAAGCCGTCAAAGGCCGACAAGCGCGTCAACGAGGTGGCCCTCACCGCCAAGGGCCGCACTGCTGCCGCCGATCTCGACCGCCGCTCGCGCAACGAGGTCGGCGCGCTGCTGAAGCAGATGGACGGCGACCGCCGTGCGGCCGTGGTGAGCGCCATGAGCACGATCGAGCAGTCGCTGGAGCCGCCGGCCGGGAAGCCGGTGGGTTTCCTGCTGCGCAGTCACCGCGTCGGCGACATCGGCTGGGTGATCTCGCAACAGGGACGCGCCTACGCGGAGGAATATGGCTGGGACATCAGCTACGAGGCATTGGTGGCCGAGATCTGCGCGCAGTTTCTGCGATCGTTCGATCCGGCCCGTGAGCATTGCTGGATCGCGGAGGTCGACGGCGAGCCGGTCGGCTCGGTCTTCCTGGTCAACGGCGGCGACGGAATCGCCAAGCTGCGGCTGCTGGCGGTGGAGGAGAAGGCGCGCGGGCTCGGCGTCGGCCGCGCGCTGGTCGAGCAATGCATCCGCTCCGCACGCGAGATGGGCTACGGGAAGATGACGCTGTGGACCCAGAGCATCCTGCTCGCCGCGCGCGGCATCTATGCACGTGCCGGCTTTCAGCGGGTTAAGGAAGAGAAGCACCACAGCTTTGGCGTCGACCTGGTCGGGGAGACGTGGGAGTTGGATCTTTAG
- a CDS encoding glycosyl transferase yields the protein MLSVIIPTDGVERTAVATLAALVPGAAAGVIREVLLVDRANSDVMERVADIAGCHFLRFEGTRAAALAAGARQARSPWLMFLHPGAVLDAGWIEETTQFIQMVAASGKDRAGIFRYARAPYTDPGLRDGLKFVARMITGPSAEQGLLIAREHYERIGGYRPDARRSEARLLRRLGRSSRTMLRSRIMVA from the coding sequence ATGCTGAGCGTGATCATCCCCACCGACGGAGTCGAGCGCACCGCGGTCGCAACGCTGGCCGCGCTGGTGCCGGGCGCGGCCGCCGGCGTCATCCGCGAGGTACTGCTGGTCGACCGCGCCAATAGCGACGTGATGGAGCGCGTTGCCGACATCGCCGGCTGTCACTTCCTGCGTTTCGAGGGCACGCGCGCCGCGGCGCTCGCGGCAGGCGCCAGGCAGGCGCGTTCGCCCTGGCTGATGTTCCTGCATCCGGGCGCGGTGCTCGATGCCGGCTGGATCGAGGAGACCACCCAGTTCATCCAGATGGTGGCGGCAAGCGGCAAGGACCGCGCCGGCATCTTCCGCTACGCCCGCGCGCCCTACACCGACCCCGGTCTGCGCGACGGCCTCAAATTCGTGGCCCGGATGATCACCGGCCCCTCGGCCGAACAGGGCCTTCTGATCGCGCGCGAGCATTACGAGCGGATCGGCGGCTACCGGCCGGACGCCCGCCGCTCCGAGGCGCGGCTGCTGCGCCGGCTCGGCCGCTCCTCCCGCACCATGCTGCGCAGCAGGATCATGGTGGCGTAA
- a CDS encoding PA0069 family radical SAM protein, whose protein sequence is MSRASSHALKHPPVTAPSDNPAGAATPFPELAVAIERERRRGRGAQSNASGRYEAEARVAFDDGWQSLDDLPPFQTTVALDTSRKVITRNDSPDIGFDRSINPYRGCEHGCVYCFARPTHAYLGLSPGLDFESKLFAKPDAPELLEKELAAPGYEARMIAIGTNTDPYQPIERERKIMRGILEVLERAGHPVGIVTKSALVTRDIDILARMAKRNLAKVALSVTTLDPKLARTMEPRASTPSKRLEAIKRLADAGIPTTVMVAPVIPALNDSEIERILDAAVHAGAREASYVLLRLPLEVRDLFREWLMANYPDRYRHVFTLIRDMRGGRDYDSQWGTRMKGTGPMAWMIGRRFEIACEKLGLNKRRTKLTTDHFAKPKRSGLQLSLF, encoded by the coding sequence ATGAGCCGAGCATCCTCTCATGCCCTCAAGCACCCGCCGGTAACGGCGCCCTCCGATAACCCGGCGGGTGCAGCCACCCCTTTTCCCGAGCTTGCGGTCGCGATCGAGCGCGAGCGGCGGCGCGGCCGCGGCGCGCAGTCCAACGCCAGCGGCCGCTACGAGGCCGAGGCGCGGGTTGCCTTCGACGATGGCTGGCAGAGCCTCGACGACCTGCCGCCGTTCCAGACCACCGTGGCGCTCGACACCTCGCGCAAGGTGATCACCCGCAACGACTCGCCCGACATCGGCTTCGACCGCTCGATCAATCCCTATCGCGGCTGCGAGCACGGCTGCGTCTATTGCTTCGCGCGGCCGACCCACGCCTATCTCGGCCTGTCGCCGGGCCTCGACTTCGAGTCGAAGCTGTTCGCCAAGCCGGACGCACCCGAGTTGCTCGAGAAGGAGCTTGCCGCGCCAGGCTACGAGGCGCGGATGATCGCGATCGGCACCAACACCGATCCGTATCAGCCGATCGAGCGCGAACGGAAGATCATGCGCGGCATCCTCGAGGTGCTGGAGCGCGCCGGTCACCCGGTCGGCATCGTCACCAAGTCGGCGCTGGTGACCCGCGACATCGACATCCTGGCGCGGATGGCCAAGCGCAATCTCGCCAAGGTCGCGCTCTCGGTGACGACGCTCGACCCGAAACTCGCCCGCACCATGGAGCCGCGCGCCTCGACCCCGTCGAAACGGCTCGAGGCGATCAAGCGGCTCGCGGATGCCGGTATCCCGACCACCGTGATGGTCGCGCCCGTGATCCCGGCGCTGAACGATTCCGAGATCGAGCGCATCCTCGATGCCGCCGTGCATGCCGGCGCCAGGGAGGCGAGCTATGTGCTGCTGCGGCTGCCGCTCGAGGTGCGCGATCTGTTCCGCGAATGGCTGATGGCGAACTATCCCGACCGCTATCGTCATGTCTTCACGCTGATCCGCGACATGCGCGGCGGCCGCGATTACGACTCGCAATGGGGCACAAGGATGAAGGGCACCGGCCCGATGGCCTGGATGATCGGCCGCCGTTTCGAGATCGCCTGCGAAAAGCTCGGCCTCAACAAGCGGCGCACCAAGCTGACCACCGATCACTTCGCCAAGCCGAAGCGCAGCGGGCTGCAGCTCAGTTTGTTCTGA
- a CDS encoding VOC family protein, translating to MSNAPPARFTVLTLGVSDMRASIAFYESLGFTRKMRATGEEVAFFETGGSVLGLFPWHLLAADAGLPDQPRPSAFHGVAIAWNCNDDAEVDRVMAFALSKGATLLKPAQPTSYGGYCGYFGDPDGHAWEVVRAPGFEVLENRRVSIPD from the coding sequence ATGAGTAACGCCCCGCCCGCCCGCTTCACCGTCCTCACGCTCGGCGTCAGCGACATGCGCGCCAGCATCGCCTTTTACGAATCGCTCGGCTTCACCAGAAAGATGCGCGCGACCGGCGAGGAGGTTGCCTTCTTCGAGACCGGCGGCAGCGTGCTCGGGCTGTTCCCATGGCATCTGCTCGCCGCCGATGCCGGATTGCCGGATCAGCCGCGGCCTTCAGCGTTCCACGGCGTTGCGATTGCCTGGAACTGCAACGACGATGCCGAGGTCGATCGCGTGATGGCATTTGCGCTGTCGAAAGGCGCCACATTGCTCAAGCCCGCGCAACCGACGAGCTATGGCGGTTATTGCGGCTATTTCGGCGATCCCGACGGCCACGCCTGGGAAGTGGTGCGCGCGCCAGGCTTCGAGGTTCTCGAGAACAGGCGGGTGTCCATCCCGGATTAG
- a CDS encoding ribonuclease HII has protein sequence MIRDNSKSASKATSKKAPAKSAGPDKRVIAVTRPSFRRERALFKRGVWPVAGCDEAGRGPLAGPVVAAAVVLDPARVPKGLDDSKRLTAERREELFEEICATAAFSVAVASPARIDRDNILRASLWALARAVHALPEMPKHVFVDGRDKLATPCDCDAVIGGDGIVASIAAASIIAKVTRDRLMCALALDCPGYGFEQHKGYGVPEHLEALDRLGPSSHHRSFFAPVVAARLKHFPVPAEPDLFKVDAESEAAASAAA, from the coding sequence ATGATTCGGGATAACTCCAAAAGCGCGTCAAAAGCCACGTCGAAAAAGGCGCCGGCCAAATCAGCCGGGCCGGACAAGCGCGTCATCGCCGTGACGCGGCCGAGCTTTCGGCGCGAGCGCGCGCTGTTCAAGCGGGGCGTCTGGCCGGTCGCCGGCTGCGACGAGGCCGGGCGCGGCCCGCTGGCTGGTCCGGTGGTCGCCGCCGCCGTGGTGCTGGATCCTGCTCGCGTTCCCAAGGGGCTCGATGATTCCAAGCGGCTGACCGCCGAGCGCCGCGAGGAATTGTTCGAGGAGATTTGCGCGACCGCCGCGTTCTCGGTCGCGGTGGCTTCGCCGGCGCGAATCGACCGCGACAACATCCTGCGCGCCTCGCTGTGGGCGCTGGCGCGCGCCGTCCATGCGCTGCCGGAAATGCCGAAACACGTCTTCGTCGACGGCCGCGACAAGCTCGCGACCCCCTGCGACTGTGATGCCGTGATCGGCGGCGACGGCATTGTGGCCTCGATCGCGGCGGCCTCGATCATTGCCAAGGTGACGCGCGACCGCCTGATGTGCGCGCTGGCGCTGGATTGCCCCGGCTACGGTTTCGAGCAGCACAAGGGCTATGGCGTCCCCGAGCACCTCGAGGCGCTGGACCGGCTCGGGCCGAGCAGCCATCACCGCAGCTTCTTCGCCCCCGTCGTCGCCGCGCGGCTGAAGCACTTCCCGGTCCCGGCCGAGCCTGACCTGTTCAAGGTGGACGCCGAAAGCGAAGCCGCGGCATCCGCGGCGGCATAG
- a CDS encoding glycosyltransferase family 39 protein, which produces MRFTSLVVELIRARPRLVVWVVVLVQAAIWLLVPLIFYGSPPGNLATVLAFGREYQVGTDMGPPLSFWLADIAFRAAGNHVFGVYLLAQVCEIATFIAFYQLARAIVGGPQGVLAVLLSMTVVVFSSPSVEFGPLILARPLWALLLLHSWQLIGLDRRAAWFAWSIDCGLLLLTTPAALGMILLVVGFALATERGRRTLRAVDPLYALLVIIVLALPYLIWLVRADVLALPALPAAADLKARALRWGVVLGGLIVATGAIVLLAILNSRWFARDREDAPIIYRPPVSPLAQHFVYFFAFAPAIVSSFVSGLFDLDRAFGGAGVALLMSGLAVVVATGDLIHLRRQRLLRSVWAFAVAAPAAVALAAALFLPWTSTTEVPTALPAAAMGRFFDDSYERRTNHRLRAVAGDPELASLIAMNGRRPHLLLDAAPQRTPWLSVAKFNETGGVVVWRAQDTAGTPPPELAQRFPGLVPEVPRSFDRLVNGRQPVLRIGWAIVRPKG; this is translated from the coding sequence ATGCGGTTTACCTCCCTGGTTGTCGAACTGATCCGCGCCCGGCCGCGCCTCGTGGTGTGGGTCGTGGTGCTGGTGCAGGCCGCGATCTGGCTGCTCGTGCCGCTGATCTTCTACGGCAGCCCGCCCGGCAATCTCGCCACCGTCCTCGCCTTCGGCCGCGAATATCAGGTCGGCACCGACATGGGGCCGCCGCTTTCGTTCTGGCTCGCCGACATCGCCTTCCGCGCGGCCGGCAATCACGTGTTCGGGGTCTATCTGCTGGCGCAGGTCTGCGAGATCGCCACCTTCATCGCCTTCTACCAATTGGCGCGTGCCATCGTCGGCGGTCCGCAGGGCGTGCTGGCGGTGCTGCTGTCGATGACGGTCGTGGTGTTTTCCTCGCCAAGCGTCGAGTTCGGGCCGCTGATCCTGGCGCGTCCGCTGTGGGCGCTCCTGCTGCTGCATTCCTGGCAATTGATCGGGCTGGACCGGCGCGCTGCCTGGTTCGCCTGGTCGATCGATTGCGGCCTGCTGCTGCTGACGACGCCGGCGGCGCTGGGTATGATCCTGCTCGTGGTCGGCTTTGCGCTCGCAACCGAGCGCGGGCGACGCACGCTGCGCGCGGTCGATCCGCTCTATGCGCTGCTGGTCATCATCGTGTTGGCGCTGCCCTATCTGATCTGGCTGGTCCGCGCCGACGTGCTGGCGCTGCCGGCCTTGCCCGCGGCTGCCGATCTCAAGGCGCGCGCGCTGCGCTGGGGCGTCGTGCTCGGCGGGCTGATCGTGGCGACGGGTGCGATCGTGCTGCTGGCGATCCTCAATTCGCGCTGGTTCGCCCGCGACCGTGAGGATGCCCCGATCATCTACCGTCCGCCGGTCAGTCCGCTGGCGCAGCACTTCGTTTATTTCTTCGCGTTCGCGCCGGCAATCGTGAGCAGCTTCGTCTCCGGGCTGTTCGATCTGGATCGCGCCTTCGGCGGCGCCGGCGTGGCGCTCCTGATGTCGGGGCTCGCGGTCGTCGTCGCGACCGGCGACCTGATCCATCTCAGGCGGCAGCGGCTGCTGCGCTCGGTGTGGGCCTTCGCTGTCGCTGCGCCCGCCGCGGTCGCGCTGGCGGCGGCGCTGTTCCTGCCCTGGACCAGCACCACCGAGGTGCCGACCGCGCTGCCGGCAGCCGCGATGGGACGTTTCTTCGACGACAGCTATGAACGCCGTACCAACCACCGCCTGCGCGCGGTCGCCGGTGATCCCGAACTCGCCAGCCTGATTGCGATGAACGGGCGCCGTCCGCATCTGCTGCTCGACGCCGCGCCGCAACGGACGCCGTGGCTGTCGGTCGCAAAATTCAACGAGACCGGCGGCGTCGTGGTCTGGCGCGCGCAGGACACCGCCGGCACGCCGCCGCCCGAACTCGCGCAGCGCTTCCCTGGCCTGGTGCCGGAAGTGCCGCGCTCATTCGATCGGCTGGTCAACGGCCGGCAGCCGGTGCTGCGGATCGGCTGGGCGATCGTACGGCCGAAGGGGTAA
- a CDS encoding uracil-DNA glycosylase: MTPEPTPTLQQLLAFYLEAGVDCALGDEPINRLEEPEPVPAPAAPRPAALNPLRPPPMPAVPRSEITIAPDAAIASAREAARTAPTLEALRTLMETFDGCALKHTATRLVFADGNPQARVMFVGEAPGRDEDIEGLPFVGRSGKLLDRMIAAIGLDRSKAYIANVIPWRPPGNRTPTPQETQVCLPFIQRHIELVNPDVLVTLGNPSTQALLGTREGIMRTRGKWIDYDTGTRTIRAVATFHPAYLLRSPSYKRLSWQDLRAIAKVLAS, translated from the coding sequence CTGACGCCCGAGCCCACCCCTACACTGCAGCAATTGCTGGCCTTTTACCTCGAGGCCGGGGTCGATTGCGCGCTTGGCGACGAGCCGATCAACCGGCTGGAAGAGCCCGAGCCAGTTCCCGCCCCCGCCGCGCCGCGTCCAGCTGCGCTCAATCCGCTGCGCCCGCCACCGATGCCGGCCGTTCCGCGCAGCGAAATCACCATCGCGCCGGACGCCGCAATCGCCTCCGCGCGCGAGGCCGCACGCACCGCGCCGACGCTTGAAGCCTTGCGCACGCTGATGGAGACATTCGACGGCTGCGCGCTGAAGCACACCGCGACCCGGCTGGTGTTCGCCGATGGCAATCCACAGGCGCGCGTGATGTTCGTCGGCGAGGCGCCGGGGCGCGACGAGGACATCGAGGGGCTGCCGTTCGTCGGCCGCTCCGGCAAGCTGCTCGACCGCATGATCGCGGCGATCGGGCTCGATCGCAGCAAGGCCTATATCGCCAACGTCATCCCGTGGCGGCCGCCGGGCAACCGGACGCCGACGCCGCAGGAGACGCAGGTCTGCCTGCCCTTCATCCAGCGCCATATCGAGCTGGTGAATCCCGACGTGCTGGTGACGCTCGGCAATCCCTCGACGCAGGCGCTGCTCGGCACGCGCGAGGGCATCATGCGCACGCGCGGCAAATGGATCGATTACGACACCGGCACGCGCACGATCCGCGCCGTCGCCACCTTCCATCCGGCCTATCTGCTGCGCTCGCCGTCGTACAAGAGATTGTCGTGGCAGGATTTGCGTGCGATCGCGAAGGTGCTTGCTTCGTAG
- a CDS encoding electron transfer flavoprotein-ubiquinone oxidoreductase gives MSAEDLPPRESMEFDVVIVGAGPSGLSAAIRLKQLNPELSIVVVEKGSEVGAHILSGAVIDPVSLDKLIPDWREDADCPLKTQVKEDRFYWTTSQGWFRIPNFIMPPLMHNHHNYIGSLGNVCRWLAPKAEALGVEIYPGFAATEVLYDDKGAVRGIATGDMGIAKDGSHKDSYTRGMELLGKYTLFAEGARGSLSKQLIAKFKLDANSEPPKFGIGLKEVWQIDPAKHRKGRVQHTLGWPLNDKTGGGSFLYHYDDNRVAVGFVVHLNYNDPYLSPFDEFQRMKTHPDIRELFEGGKRLAYGARAITEGGYQSVPRLSFPGGALIGCAAGFVNVPRIKGVHNAMGSGMLAAEHVAAALGAGRANDELVEYENAWRSSAIGKDLFKVRNAKPLLSKFGNLLGMALSGFDMWCNTLGFSLFGTQSHAKPDRKTLDPSKQHQPIAYPKPDGKISFDKLSSVFLSNTNHEEDQPVHLKVADMNLQKTSEHDVFAGPSNRYCPAGVYEWVEESAGPRFQINAQNCVHCKTCDVKDPNGNITWVPPEGGGGPNYEAM, from the coding sequence ATGAGTGCTGAAGACCTTCCCCCGCGCGAGTCTATGGAATTCGATGTCGTCATCGTCGGCGCCGGCCCGTCGGGCCTGTCGGCCGCGATCCGGCTGAAGCAGCTCAATCCCGAGCTCTCGATCGTCGTGGTGGAGAAGGGCTCCGAGGTCGGCGCGCACATCCTGTCGGGTGCGGTGATCGATCCGGTGTCGCTCGACAAACTGATCCCGGACTGGCGCGAGGACGCGGACTGTCCGCTGAAGACGCAGGTCAAGGAAGACCGCTTCTACTGGACGACGTCGCAAGGCTGGTTCCGCATTCCGAACTTCATCATGCCGCCGTTGATGCACAATCATCACAACTATATCGGCTCGCTCGGCAATGTCTGCCGCTGGCTCGCACCAAAGGCGGAAGCGCTCGGCGTCGAGATCTATCCGGGCTTCGCCGCCACCGAGGTGCTCTATGACGACAAGGGCGCGGTGCGCGGCATCGCGACCGGCGACATGGGCATCGCCAAGGACGGCAGCCACAAGGATTCCTACACCCGCGGCATGGAGCTGCTCGGCAAGTACACGCTGTTCGCCGAAGGCGCACGCGGCTCGCTGTCGAAGCAGCTGATCGCGAAGTTCAAGCTCGACGCCAACTCTGAGCCGCCGAAATTCGGCATCGGGCTCAAGGAAGTCTGGCAGATCGATCCGGCCAAGCACCGCAAGGGACGGGTTCAGCATACGCTCGGATGGCCGCTGAACGACAAGACCGGCGGCGGCTCGTTCCTCTATCATTACGACGACAACCGCGTCGCGGTCGGCTTCGTCGTGCACCTGAACTACAACGACCCGTACCTGTCGCCGTTCGACGAATTCCAGCGCATGAAGACGCATCCCGATATCCGCGAGCTGTTCGAAGGCGGCAAGCGGCTTGCCTATGGTGCGCGCGCCATCACCGAGGGCGGCTACCAGTCGGTGCCGCGGCTCTCCTTCCCGGGCGGCGCTCTGATCGGCTGCGCGGCCGGCTTCGTCAACGTCCCGCGCATCAAGGGCGTCCACAATGCGATGGGCTCCGGCATGCTCGCCGCCGAGCACGTCGCAGCCGCGCTCGGCGCCGGTCGTGCCAACGACGAGCTCGTCGAGTACGAGAATGCCTGGCGTTCTTCAGCGATCGGCAAGGACCTGTTCAAGGTCCGCAACGCCAAGCCGCTGCTGTCGAAGTTCGGCAACCTGCTCGGAATGGCGCTCTCCGGCTTCGACATGTGGTGCAACACGCTCGGCTTCTCGCTGTTCGGCACCCAGTCGCACGCCAAGCCGGACCGCAAGACGCTCGATCCGTCCAAGCAGCACCAGCCGATCGCCTATCCGAAGCCGGACGGCAAGATCTCGTTCGACAAACTGTCGTCGGTGTTCCTGTCCAACACCAACCATGAGGAGGACCAGCCGGTCCATCTCAAGGTCGCCGACATGAACCTGCAGAAGACGTCGGAGCACGACGTGTTCGCCGGTCCCTCGAACCGCTATTGCCCGGCCGGTGTCTATGAGTGGGTCGAGGAATCGGCCGGCCCGCGCTTCCAGATCAACGCCCAGAACTGCGTCCACTGCAAAACCTGCGACGTGAAGGACCCCAACGGCAACATCACCTGGGTTCCTCCGGAGGGCGGCGGCGGACCGAACTACGAGGCGATGTAA